A genomic segment from Ruficoccus amylovorans encodes:
- a CDS encoding helix-turn-helix domain-containing protein has translation MSYHDLTLKDIANHTDSAVSTVGTWKNGRVPPSPETHESLAALFGVSVEYLLYGSPDSGKNTYTDPAGNILSEIELVMEEIDIPSGMREPEERFLGPVRPESVEDSGAPFRRSRIEGYLRQFLDRAEAEPGGLAHTWYHLKREFPLDLFSRLG, from the coding sequence ATGAGCTACCATGACCTGACTCTCAAGGACATTGCCAATCATACTGACAGCGCCGTTTCCACGGTAGGGACCTGGAAAAATGGCCGCGTCCCACCCTCGCCGGAAACCCATGAGAGTCTGGCCGCTCTTTTTGGTGTTAGTGTGGAATATTTATTGTACGGCTCCCCCGATAGTGGAAAAAATACATACACAGATCCGGCTGGTAATATCCTGAGTGAAATTGAACTGGTCATGGAAGAAATCGATATTCCTTCCGGGATGAGGGAACCTGAGGAACGCTTCCTGGGCCCTGTGCGGCCCGAATCCGTCGAAGATAGCGGGGCGCCTTTCCGCCGGTCACGGATCGAGGGGTACCTGCGCCAGTTCCTTGACCGTGCGGAGGCCGAGCCGGGTGGATTGGCCCATACCTGGTACCACCTGAAACGGGAATTCCCGCTCGATTTATTTTCACGGCTGGGATGA
- a CDS encoding HNH endonuclease signature motif containing protein: MSISRPTIKRLFAKSNNQCAFPKCAAPIIVNGVVVGEICHIRARRKNGPRYDSSLSLKDKDDYPNLLLLCRTCHKRIDSDEATFTPELLAEIKALHEANGICEITPEVARDALLLIDSKQNSQRVTAKSSGNGVSIAVNGDVNAPISVKPTRERRAPKSKYPSNAIGADANLAGYVDYLFGLAVDYWKGVESMTPGRLGRKIKTKFRLKTRTRHHLPVERFNELVDFIIQDILIPSPVGKKHVRDGTKLCSSFNEWRGL; the protein is encoded by the coding sequence GTGAGCATCTCAAGACCAACCATCAAGCGGCTATTCGCAAAGTCTAATAATCAATGCGCATTCCCAAAGTGCGCTGCACCGATAATTGTAAACGGCGTTGTCGTAGGGGAAATATGTCATATCCGTGCTCGCCGAAAAAATGGCCCAAGGTATGATTCGAGTCTCTCCCTGAAAGATAAGGATGATTACCCAAATCTTTTGCTTCTCTGTAGAACCTGCCATAAGCGGATTGATTCAGATGAGGCTACGTTCACGCCTGAACTGCTGGCTGAGATAAAGGCTCTCCACGAAGCAAACGGGATTTGTGAGATAACTCCAGAGGTTGCCCGTGATGCACTTTTGCTAATCGATTCAAAGCAGAATTCTCAACGCGTTACTGCAAAATCTAGCGGAAATGGTGTTTCGATCGCAGTGAATGGTGACGTAAATGCACCAATCAGCGTAAAGCCAACTCGCGAGCGTCGTGCGCCAAAGTCAAAATATCCAAGCAATGCTATCGGGGCAGACGCCAACTTGGCGGGGTATGTGGACTATTTGTTTGGCTTAGCTGTTGATTACTGGAAAGGCGTAGAATCAATGACCCCGGGGCGCTTGGGCAGGAAAATTAAAACAAAGTTCCGGTTGAAGACGCGAACTCGTCACCATCTACCGGTGGAACGTTTCAACGAATTGGTTGATTTTATTATTCAGGATATTCTTATTCCATCACCAGTGGGTAAGAAGCATGTTCGTGATGGGACGAAGCTGTGCAGTAGCTTCAATGAATGGCGGGGACTCTGA
- a CDS encoding DNA mismatch endonuclease Vsr: MADIYDRAKRSQIMSAIKGRGNLSTEERLRKLLVKNGISGWRRHLHSLPGKPDFTFPKQRVCIFVHGCFWHGCPHCYKPPKTNKRFWREKIAYNKKKDRRDARQLRERGYSVLTVWECKLRNEDAIARRIKRFVSL; this comes from the coding sequence ATGGCTGATATATATGACAGAGCAAAGCGCTCTCAAATTATGTCAGCGATCAAGGGGCGCGGCAATCTGTCAACGGAGGAACGGCTGAGGAAGCTTCTGGTAAAAAACGGCATTTCTGGCTGGAGGCGTCACCTGCACAGCCTTCCAGGAAAACCCGACTTCACATTCCCCAAGCAACGTGTTTGCATCTTTGTTCATGGTTGTTTTTGGCATGGATGTCCCCACTGTTATAAGCCCCCAAAGACCAACAAACGTTTTTGGCGCGAGAAAATCGCATACAACAAAAAGAAAGATCGACGCGATGCCAGACAGCTCAGAGAGCGCGGCTACAGTGTCCTTACGGTGTGGGAATGCAAATTGAGGAATGAAGATGCCATTGCTCGTCGAATCAAAAGATTCGTATCCCTCTAA
- the aroC gene encoding chorismate synthase produces the protein MGNSFGNFFRISTWGESHGGGIGVVIDGCPPNLPLSAQDDIQPALDRRRPGQSEITTPRKETDTATIVSGVYEGRTLGTPIAITVPNSDHRPEAYTEMKEKFRPSHADYTYQTKYGVRNHEGGGRSSARETIGRVAAGAVAQKALLSRHAGIEVRAYVERIHTLGLEDFGSGEAPIYPFPTLEQVEATPVRCPDTDIAAQMIDRIKEVRSKGDSVGGIIVCRVRGLPVGLGEPVFDRLEAELAKAMLSLPATKAFEFGSGFAGTFMKGSEHNDVFENADGRIRTRTNRSGGSQGGISNGEELYFRIGFKPTATILQPQQTVDLSGAETELIGRGRHDPCVVPRAVPIVEAMTWLVLTDLWMAQQARGPQTA, from the coding sequence ATGGGTAACAGCTTCGGTAACTTTTTCCGCATCAGCACCTGGGGTGAAAGCCACGGAGGCGGCATCGGCGTCGTCATCGACGGATGCCCGCCCAACCTGCCCCTGAGCGCGCAGGACGACATCCAGCCCGCACTGGACCGCCGCCGTCCCGGCCAGAGCGAGATCACCACGCCGCGCAAGGAAACCGACACCGCCACTATCGTCTCGGGCGTGTACGAAGGGCGGACCCTCGGCACCCCCATCGCCATCACCGTCCCCAACTCCGACCACCGTCCCGAGGCCTACACGGAGATGAAGGAAAAATTTCGCCCTTCGCACGCGGACTACACCTACCAGACCAAGTACGGCGTCCGCAACCACGAGGGCGGCGGCCGCTCCTCCGCCCGCGAGACCATCGGCCGCGTCGCAGCCGGCGCCGTCGCGCAAAAGGCACTCCTGTCCCGCCACGCCGGGATCGAGGTGCGCGCCTATGTCGAACGCATTCACACCCTCGGGCTGGAGGACTTTGGCAGCGGCGAGGCTCCGATTTATCCCTTCCCCACTCTGGAGCAGGTCGAGGCGACCCCCGTGCGCTGCCCGGACACAGATATCGCCGCGCAAATGATCGACCGCATCAAAGAAGTCCGCTCCAAGGGTGATTCGGTGGGAGGGATCATCGTGTGCCGCGTGCGCGGGCTGCCCGTCGGCCTGGGTGAACCGGTCTTTGACCGGCTGGAGGCCGAACTGGCCAAGGCCATGCTCTCGCTCCCGGCGACCAAGGCCTTTGAATTTGGCAGCGGCTTTGCGGGCACCTTCATGAAGGGCTCCGAGCACAACGATGTTTTTGAAAACGCGGACGGTCGCATCCGCACGCGCACCAACCGCTCCGGCGGCAGCCAGGGGGGCATCAGCAACGGCGAGGAGCTTTACTTCCGCATCGGCTTCAAGCCGACTGCCACCATTCTCCAGCCCCAGCAGACCGTTGACCTTTCCGGGGCCGAGACCGAGCTGATCGGGCGTGGCCGCCACGACCCCTGTGTCGTGCCCCGCGCCGTGCCTATCGTCGAGGCGATGACTTGGCTCGTCCTGACCGATCTGTGGATGGCCCAACAAGCCCGCGGTCCGCAAACCGCCTGA
- a CDS encoding site-specific integrase has translation MEIRTAYQSYRKKPYVARWSENGKSRNRFFATVKDRAQFIESFQQNATRQDTSIPLIEPRKLIRWQEAVKLDPAADPVEVYRFWLQRKPAQARQILLSDASQAYLRMMVEVGRDVNYTGHARKALEDFRGGAGDKPIHTYDAEALREHLYGLPYAAVTIRHRRSHLLCAFAWWVEQGWLAENPVEKVKRPQVVTDEPGILSVDDMARLFRINQRVDPEICGLLALGAFAGMRTSAIAKVDYEEIDFAQRGILTPASKTKKRRRQWIEGLPDNLWKWLKRTPKEAFDMDQRQILHRRAEAYKRAGLLVESDDIAYENRKRQEQSKPLVNWKPKFPPKNCLRHSFATYHVALHRDPGKTALILSHRNQEVLYQHYLGIATQEQAERYFYIVPRR, from the coding sequence ATGGAAATACGAACAGCCTACCAATCGTATCGCAAGAAACCCTACGTCGCCCGTTGGTCGGAAAATGGCAAGAGCCGTAACCGCTTCTTTGCCACAGTGAAAGACCGGGCGCAATTCATCGAGAGCTTCCAGCAGAACGCCACTCGCCAGGATACCTCGATCCCGCTCATCGAACCGCGCAAACTGATTCGCTGGCAGGAAGCGGTCAAACTCGATCCTGCCGCCGACCCTGTGGAGGTTTACCGCTTCTGGCTCCAACGCAAACCTGCCCAAGCCCGGCAGATACTGCTCTCGGATGCCAGCCAAGCCTACCTGCGAATGATGGTGGAAGTCGGTCGGGACGTGAACTACACCGGCCACGCCCGCAAGGCACTTGAAGATTTCCGGGGCGGGGCAGGGGACAAGCCGATTCACACCTATGATGCCGAAGCGCTCCGGGAACACCTTTACGGTCTGCCCTACGCCGCCGTGACGATTCGCCACCGGCGTAGCCACCTTCTCTGCGCCTTTGCCTGGTGGGTGGAACAGGGATGGCTTGCGGAGAACCCGGTTGAAAAGGTGAAACGCCCACAGGTCGTCACTGATGAGCCGGGCATTTTGAGCGTGGACGACATGGCCCGTCTCTTTCGAATCAACCAAAGGGTCGATCCGGAGATATGCGGACTGCTGGCCCTCGGGGCTTTTGCAGGGATGCGAACCTCAGCCATTGCCAAGGTGGACTACGAGGAAATCGACTTTGCCCAGCGCGGCATCCTAACCCCGGCCAGTAAGACCAAGAAACGCCGCCGCCAGTGGATCGAGGGACTGCCGGATAATCTCTGGAAATGGCTGAAACGCACGCCTAAAGAGGCTTTTGATATGGACCAACGTCAAATCCTGCATCGCCGGGCCGAAGCCTACAAGCGGGCGGGCCTACTGGTGGAGTCTGACGACATCGCCTATGAAAATCGTAAACGGCAGGAACAGAGCAAGCCTCTGGTGAACTGGAAGCCCAAGTTTCCTCCGAAAAACTGCCTGCGCCACAGCTTTGCCACCTACCACGTCGCCCTGCACCGCGACCCCGGCAAAACCGCTCTCATCCTCAGTCACCGCAACCAGGAAGTCCTCTACCAGCACTACCTCGGCATCGCCACGCAGGAACAGGCAGAACGCTACTTCTACATTGTACCTAGGCGCTGA
- a CDS encoding lysophospholipid acyltransferase family protein — MPREGMDTPLSMIRRNMSGGAKGALYKAVRPAFESFFRLGGLDDAYLRVVDDQSTPNFFQRAMRSMDISYEISDEDLERIPREGPLLVVSNHPYGGLDGVVLGALLTSVREDAKLLANYLLEVMNEIKPWLIPVDPFDRPESARFNVKAMKETIRYLCNGGCVGTFPSGTVSHFRWKERQITDPAWSPNTARLVHKAKATVVPCYFEGGNGMLFHLGGLVHPRLRTLMLPREMIRMIGSTLRLRVGNPIPYRKLAEFGTNEELIQYLRLNTYILAKRAQDDVPRRRFHFPRVPRKPGVERPLAKAVPPEVLQEEISRVPEDQLLLEHGSFQVYYGFASQIPNILDELGRLREKTFREVGEGTGEPSDTDRFDLYYRHLFMWDRKEQKIVGAYRVGLTDEILLTHGKNGLYTSTLFKFKAGFLEKLDPALELGRSFIVSEYQKKHASLSLIWRGIGRFVCRHPQYKTLFGPVSISQEYNSISKDLMVKFLRKNKLDTSLAQFVKAKNPPRGGSKIRGTEKQALLEAVKDIDDVSALISEIETDHKGVPVLLRHYLKMNGNLLSFNVDTDFGHCMDGLIVVDLTQADPRLLRSYMGEESYREFMEFHQGKVGAGGLEE; from the coding sequence ATGCCCCGAGAAGGAATGGATACGCCCCTGAGCATGATCCGCCGGAATATGTCCGGCGGGGCGAAGGGGGCGCTCTATAAGGCGGTTAGACCAGCCTTTGAGAGTTTTTTCAGGCTCGGGGGACTTGATGATGCGTATTTGCGAGTCGTTGACGACCAGAGTACGCCGAATTTCTTCCAGCGGGCGATGCGTTCGATGGATATTTCCTATGAAATCTCGGACGAGGACCTGGAGCGTATCCCGCGAGAAGGCCCATTGCTGGTCGTCAGCAACCACCCTTACGGCGGGCTGGATGGCGTGGTCCTGGGGGCGCTGCTGACCTCGGTGCGCGAGGACGCCAAGCTTCTGGCCAACTACCTGCTGGAGGTAATGAATGAGATCAAACCCTGGCTGATCCCGGTGGATCCCTTTGACCGGCCGGAGTCGGCTCGGTTCAACGTTAAGGCGATGAAGGAGACCATTCGCTACCTCTGCAACGGCGGCTGCGTGGGGACGTTTCCCTCGGGGACGGTTTCGCATTTCCGCTGGAAGGAGCGGCAGATCACGGACCCGGCCTGGTCCCCGAATACCGCCCGCCTGGTCCACAAGGCGAAGGCAACGGTCGTGCCCTGCTACTTCGAGGGGGGAAACGGCATGCTTTTCCACTTGGGGGGGCTTGTCCACCCGCGCCTGCGCACGCTTATGTTGCCACGCGAAATGATCCGGATGATCGGCAGCACGCTGCGCCTGCGGGTCGGTAACCCGATCCCGTACCGGAAGCTGGCCGAGTTCGGCACGAATGAGGAACTGATCCAGTACCTGCGGCTGAACACCTATATCCTGGCCAAGCGCGCGCAGGATGATGTACCCCGGCGGCGATTCCACTTCCCCCGCGTGCCGCGCAAGCCCGGGGTCGAGCGTCCGCTGGCCAAGGCGGTCCCGCCGGAGGTGCTGCAGGAGGAGATTTCCCGTGTGCCGGAGGACCAACTTCTGCTGGAGCATGGCAGTTTTCAGGTGTACTACGGTTTTGCTTCCCAAATCCCGAACATCCTCGACGAGTTGGGGCGGCTACGTGAAAAAACCTTTCGCGAAGTGGGAGAGGGGACGGGCGAGCCTTCCGATACCGACCGGTTCGACCTGTACTACCGGCACCTCTTCATGTGGGACCGCAAGGAGCAGAAAATCGTCGGCGCCTACCGTGTCGGTCTGACGGACGAGATCTTGCTCACCCACGGCAAAAATGGTCTTTACACCTCGACACTCTTTAAATTCAAGGCGGGCTTTTTAGAAAAGCTCGATCCGGCGCTGGAACTGGGGCGCTCGTTCATTGTCTCGGAGTACCAGAAAAAGCACGCATCCCTCTCGCTTATCTGGCGGGGCATCGGCCGCTTCGTTTGCCGCCACCCGCAGTACAAGACGCTTTTCGGCCCGGTCAGCATTAGCCAGGAGTACAATTCCATTTCCAAGGACTTGATGGTTAAGTTCCTTCGAAAGAACAAGCTGGACACCTCGCTGGCTCAGTTCGTGAAGGCCAAGAACCCCCCGCGTGGCGGTTCGAAAATCCGGGGTACTGAGAAGCAGGCGCTGTTAGAAGCAGTTAAGGACATCGACGATGTGTCAGCGCTGATTTCCGAGATCGAGACCGACCACAAGGGGGTACCGGTGCTCCTGCGGCATTACCTGAAAATGAACGGCAACCTGCTGTCGTTCAATGTGGATACAGACTTTGGGCACTGCATGGACGGGCTGATCGTGGTCGATCTTACCCAGGCTGATCCCCGCTTGCTGCGCTCTTACATGGGGGAGGAGTCTTACCGCGAGTTTATGGAGTTTCACCAGGGTAAGGTAGGTGCGGGCGGACTGGAAGAGTAG